The Streptomyces sp. NBC_00224 genome contains the following window.
GGCCGTTGCCACGTCTACACCCAGCCCAAGGACGGCGACTACATCAGCGATCTCACCATCGCGTTCGGGGCCGAGATCAACCTGAAGGAGACCGTGGTGGACCTCACCCTCACCACCGACGAGTTCCCCCGCGACTGACCGCCGACCGACCGTCGGCGGAACGCCCTTGCTTGGAGCGCACTTCAAGAGGTTCGCTGGTGCCTCATGGAGTACACGCAGCTCGGACGCACCGGTCTCAAGGTCAGCCGCCTCGTCCTCGGCACCATGAACTTCGGCGGCCTCACGGACGAGGCCGACAGTCACGCACTCATGGACGCCGCACACGACGCGGGCATCAACTTCTTCGACACCGCGAACATCTACGGCACAGCCGAACACAAGGGACTCACCGAGGAGATCGTCGGGTCCTGGTTCGCGCGGGGCGGCGGGCGCCGCGACAAGACGGTCCTGGCGACCAAGGGCTACGGGAACATGACCCAGGACGGCACCCCCTGGAACATCACCTCCTGGCCCAACCACGACCGGCTCTCCGCGCTCAACATCCGGCGTTCGGTGGAGGCCAGCCTCAAGCGGCTCGGCACGGACTACATCGACATCTACCAGTTCCACCACGTCGACCGTCAGACCCCCTTCGAGGAGATCTGGCAGGCGATGGACGTCCTCGTACAGCAGGGCAAGGTGCTGTACGTCGGCACCTCCAACTTCCCCGGCTACAAGATCGCCCAGGCCAATGAACTGGCGGCGCGGACCGGCCGGTTGGGGCTCGTCAGCGAGCAGTGCCTCTACAACCTCGCCGAACGCCGCGCCGAAATGGAGGTCATCCCGGCCGCACAGGAGTACGGCGTCGGGATCATCCCCTGGTCCCCGCTCCACCAGGGCCTGCTCGGCGGCGCCCTGCGCAAGGAGCGGGCGGGTGACGGAGCGCGCACGAAGGGCGGCCGGTCCGCCGCCGGGCTCGCGGATCCGGCGGTACGGGCACAGGTGCAGGCTTACGAGGACCTGCTCGCCAAGCATGAACTGGAGCCGGGCGAAGCGGCGTTGGCGTGGCTGCTCACCCGGCCGGGCGTGACCGGCCCGATCGTCGGCCCGCGCACGGCCGAGCAACTCGAATCGGCTCTGCGGGCGGTGGAGCTGGAGCTGAGCGAGGAGGTGCTGGCCGGGCTCGACGAGATCTTCCCGGGGCCGGGCCCGTCGCCGGAGGCGTTCGCCTGGTAGAGGTGGCGTGGCGCGTGGTACTTGCCTGGAGCGCACTTCAAGGCGTTCGCTGGTGCCTCATGGAGTACACGCAGCTCGGACGCACCGGTCTCAAGGTCAGC
Protein-coding sequences here:
- a CDS encoding aldo/keto reductase codes for the protein MEYTQLGRTGLKVSRLVLGTMNFGGLTDEADSHALMDAAHDAGINFFDTANIYGTAEHKGLTEEIVGSWFARGGGRRDKTVLATKGYGNMTQDGTPWNITSWPNHDRLSALNIRRSVEASLKRLGTDYIDIYQFHHVDRQTPFEEIWQAMDVLVQQGKVLYVGTSNFPGYKIAQANELAARTGRLGLVSEQCLYNLAERRAEMEVIPAAQEYGVGIIPWSPLHQGLLGGALRKERAGDGARTKGGRSAAGLADPAVRAQVQAYEDLLAKHELEPGEAALAWLLTRPGVTGPIVGPRTAEQLESALRAVELELSEEVLAGLDEIFPGPGPSPEAFAW